One genomic segment of Bifidobacterium breve DSM 20213 = JCM 1192 includes these proteins:
- the nrdD gene encoding anaerobic ribonucleoside-triphosphate reductase has product MGAQVLEENVTNNGTKAAAKASTVLVEKRDGRVVDFDPINIISAIKSAFGDLNKEVGPEEDAMIRGFADQVEGEIKERYAGPAKIEDIQNLVEHALIDAHLYDVARAYTNYRLDKDIQRAKATDVNEAVSRFINHDPTLIHENANKDSNVYSTQRDLLAGAVSKAAAFNMLPPAVSNAHMKGDIHFHDADYSPFTAQSNCSLPNFWDMLANGFTLGNAPMASPKSIAIAATQITQIMKDVASSQYGGQTANRADEHLARYAKKDYEKFLEEARETIPDGMPVEFARRQVESAKKNEPAKLHFGSREPLPMDTPFHTDVDELEQEREILAKIRTRKAIYDAMQTMEYQINSNRVSNGQTPFVTVGFGLGTDWFSREIQRAILLNRIRGLGKEHHTAIFPKLVFTVKHGVNADPGDPNYDLKQLALESATKRMYPDVVFYENIVKITGSFKAPMGCRSFLQGWINPETGKDEEDGRMNLGVVTVNVPRIAIESHGDKARFWKLFDERMEVAHQALQFRIMRCKEATPVNAPTLFRFGAFGRLGANDNVDALFKNERATVSLGYIGLAETTAVFYGKNWIRDHGWDPEGKEFALSIVKRMNELCKQWSKSEGYHYSVYSTPAESLTDRFNRMDREKFGRIEGVTDHDFYTNSFHYPVWLQPTPMEKLNYEKDFPYYASGGFINYCEYPCLQDNPKALEAVWDYAYNIGIGYLGTNTPIDHCFVCGFQGDFEPTEEGFKCPECGNSNPDKCNVTKRTCGYLGSPVQRPMVHGRHEEIAHRVKHMSGETGRVTLDDGTTREWFEEAK; this is encoded by the coding sequence ATGGGCGCACAGGTGCTGGAGGAGAACGTCACCAACAATGGGACCAAGGCGGCCGCGAAGGCCTCCACCGTTCTCGTTGAGAAGCGTGATGGTCGTGTGGTCGATTTTGACCCCATCAACATCATCTCTGCGATCAAGTCCGCCTTCGGCGACCTGAACAAGGAAGTCGGTCCCGAGGAAGATGCCATGATCCGCGGCTTCGCCGATCAGGTCGAAGGCGAGATCAAGGAGCGTTACGCTGGTCCCGCCAAGATCGAGGACATCCAGAACCTCGTTGAGCACGCCCTCATTGATGCCCACCTGTACGACGTGGCTCGTGCCTACACCAATTACCGTCTCGACAAGGACATCCAGCGTGCCAAGGCCACCGATGTCAACGAGGCCGTCTCCCGCTTCATCAACCACGATCCGACCCTAATCCACGAGAACGCCAACAAGGATTCCAACGTCTACTCCACCCAGCGTGATTTGCTGGCTGGTGCCGTGTCCAAGGCCGCAGCGTTCAACATGCTGCCGCCGGCCGTGTCCAACGCCCACATGAAGGGCGACATCCACTTCCACGATGCCGACTACTCGCCGTTCACCGCCCAGTCCAACTGCTCCCTGCCGAACTTTTGGGACATGCTGGCCAACGGTTTCACCCTGGGCAACGCTCCGATGGCATCCCCGAAGTCCATCGCCATCGCCGCCACCCAGATCACTCAGATCATGAAGGATGTGGCTTCCAGCCAGTATGGTGGCCAGACCGCCAACCGTGCCGACGAGCACCTTGCTCGGTACGCCAAGAAGGACTACGAGAAGTTCCTTGAGGAAGCCCGTGAGACCATCCCCGACGGCATGCCGGTTGAATTCGCTCGTCGTCAGGTCGAGAGCGCCAAGAAGAACGAGCCGGCCAAGCTGCACTTCGGTTCCCGCGAGCCGCTGCCGATGGACACTCCGTTCCACACTGACGTTGACGAGCTGGAGCAGGAGCGCGAGATCCTCGCCAAGATTCGTACCCGCAAGGCCATCTACGATGCCATGCAGACCATGGAATACCAGATCAACTCCAACCGTGTATCCAACGGCCAGACCCCGTTCGTCACCGTCGGCTTTGGTCTCGGTACCGACTGGTTCTCCCGTGAGATCCAGCGCGCCATTCTGCTCAACCGCATCCGCGGCCTCGGCAAGGAACACCACACCGCCATCTTCCCGAAGCTCGTCTTCACCGTCAAGCACGGCGTGAACGCCGATCCGGGCGACCCGAACTACGACTTGAAGCAGTTGGCACTCGAATCCGCCACCAAGCGGATGTACCCGGACGTGGTGTTCTATGAGAACATCGTCAAGATCACCGGTTCCTTCAAAGCCCCGATGGGTTGCCGTTCCTTCCTGCAGGGCTGGATCAATCCTGAGACCGGCAAGGACGAGGAAGACGGTCGTATGAACCTCGGTGTGGTCACCGTCAACGTGCCGCGCATCGCCATCGAGTCTCACGGCGACAAGGCCCGCTTCTGGAAGCTGTTCGACGAGCGTATGGAAGTGGCTCACCAGGCTCTGCAGTTCCGCATCATGCGTTGCAAGGAAGCCACCCCGGTCAATGCTCCGACACTGTTCCGTTTTGGTGCTTTCGGTCGTCTCGGTGCCAACGATAACGTAGACGCTCTGTTCAAGAATGAGCGCGCCACCGTTTCGCTCGGTTACATCGGTCTTGCCGAGACCACTGCGGTCTTCTACGGCAAGAACTGGATCCGTGACCATGGCTGGGATCCGGAAGGCAAGGAATTCGCACTGTCCATCGTCAAGCGCATGAACGAGCTGTGCAAGCAGTGGAGCAAGTCGGAAGGCTACCACTACTCCGTGTACTCCACCCCGGCGGAGTCCCTGACCGATCGCTTCAACCGCATGGATCGCGAGAAGTTCGGCCGTATCGAGGGCGTGACCGACCACGACTTCTACACCAACTCCTTCCACTACCCGGTATGGCTGCAGCCCACTCCGATGGAGAAGCTCAACTACGAGAAGGACTTCCCGTACTACGCTTCCGGTGGCTTCATCAACTACTGCGAGTACCCGTGCCTGCAGGACAACCCGAAGGCCCTCGAAGCCGTATGGGATTACGCCTACAACATCGGCATCGGTTATCTGGGTACCAACACCCCGATCGACCACTGCTTCGTGTGTGGCTTCCAGGGTGATTTCGAGCCGACCGAGGAAGGCTTCAAGTGCCCGGAGTGCGGCAACTCCAACCCGGACAAGTGCAATGTCACCAAGCGTACCTGCGGCTACCTCGGCAGCCCGGTCCAGCGCCCGATGGTGCACGGCCGTCACGAGGAGATTGCCCACCGTGTCAAGCACATGAGCGGCGAAACTGGCCGCGTGACCCTGGACGACGGCACCACCCGCGAGTGGTTCGAGGAAGCTAAGTAA
- a CDS encoding acyl-CoA dehydratase activase-related protein, giving the protein MVDIVTDASVKPASHPKPLRVGLDIGSTTVKAVVLDQSDSLKDTLFSDYRRHHANVRATVAGLLADIHKKLVELGRGDEPIRLSITGSGGLALADNLHVPFIQEVIAETEAIDKEYPQADVIIELGGEDAKITYLKPTPEQRMNGSCAGGTGAFIDQMSTLLDTDAAGLNEMAKSYENLYPIASRCGVFAKTDLQPLINDGAAKPDLAASIFTAVATQTIAGLASGRPIHGTVIFLGGPLFFMSELRAAFQRALEGKVDEFIVPTDAHLYVAYGSALQADTDSDDQGHHFKAYTCDEILKRLDELKNLPSNTPTMPPLFPTEADREDFNKRHHKEHIHIGTLEGAHGPHFLGIDAGSTTIKATLVNDDREIVWSSYANNEGSPLTAAINIVKKIQSELPEGAWIARSCATGYGEGLITTGLHLDEGVVETMAHYRGAEMVSPGVTAVIDIGGQDMKYLAITDGVIDSIAVNEACSSGCGSFLQTFAMSMGLTIQEFTQKALASTHPVDLGSRCTVFMNSSVKQAQKEGASIEDIAAGLCYSVVRNALYKVIKLRDSGELGDTVVVQGGTFLNDAVLRAFELLTERQVTRPNIAGLMGAFGAALTARMHYQDEADHLDVVVKADGSEEQSEAEPALKSEPKVAAFKKTEPAKPEVHVVVVDGVTHTASSILTGDALDNMSMTTERDVCKLCQNHCKLTITTFSDGSRFVTGNRCERGGDAKKKRSDRPNLYDYKYKRCFAYRRLTDKKATRGEIGIPRALNMYENYPFWFTLLTSLGFKVMISGRSSHELFETGIESIASENICYPAKLVHGHIKWLINKGIKTIFYPCVSYEENLVPNTDNHYNCPVVANYPLVVGANMPELREDDVRYMHPYFNLANHELMVDRIVEEFAWANVTREEAETAVKAAYAEDKVFKHDVQQEGLTALAYMKEHNCRGIVLAGRPYHIDPEINHGIPETICSLGMVVLSEDSICELQPGEKLNLTEFLSEGEADPRFKNAAGFRHVGDRTVTKMPLRVTNQWAYHSRLYAAAHFVASYPGLELVQLNSFGCGLDAITTDQVAEILADKADVYTLLKIDEVSNLGAAKIRLRSLKAAVEEREANKAREEAAAKALEDKQAAAERAAEEAKVKAESDLEAAKAVLAEAQAAVEAAQKKVDAEAKAVQDAVKTSQATAAKTVQGPKSIGFRRTGSTAPTPGRQILLDTTMAANPNLTKSMREASKRAAERDLQAAVAHKNGTSDGTTGVANAKNAKKSGHNNATMSRYAHREKFVKDMKKNYTIVGPQMSPIHMSLVEAVIRSGGYKFDILKHASRGDVETGLKYVNNDACYPAIMVVGQLIDAILEGKYDPDHVALAITQTGGMCRATNYFGLIRKALVDAGYPQIPIIAISTQGLEDNPGFKATPPLLHRAIKALILGDLLMKCLYRVRPYEVEKGSANKLYELWDTIVRETIEHHGYSKTAAKTPSIKKGYLPYNVLAKEIVKSFDALPLRDIPRKVRVGVVGEILVKYQPDANNHVVDVIESQDCEAVVPGIMEFMTTRPYITDWNEKNLGMGGNKTLYALMRKGLDLYNAPIKAALATSHGKFKQDEPMPDLVKKAAEVTSIGVQAGEGWLLTAEILELIEQGCPNVICAQPFACLPNHVTGRGMFGKIRRLHPEANIVSIDYDPGASEANQLNRIKLMIAAAKKAHNAKFAETGEPQGFTSAD; this is encoded by the coding sequence ATGGTTGACATCGTCACTGACGCGAGCGTAAAGCCCGCTTCACACCCGAAGCCCCTGCGTGTGGGATTGGACATCGGTTCCACCACCGTCAAGGCCGTGGTGCTTGATCAGTCCGATTCCCTGAAAGACACCCTATTTTCCGATTACCGACGTCACCATGCCAATGTGCGTGCCACCGTTGCCGGCCTGCTCGCGGACATCCATAAGAAGCTCGTGGAACTAGGTCGAGGCGATGAACCGATTCGCCTGTCTATCACCGGCTCCGGCGGTCTGGCGCTTGCTGACAATCTGCATGTGCCTTTCATTCAGGAGGTCATCGCCGAAACCGAGGCGATTGATAAGGAGTACCCGCAAGCCGACGTCATCATCGAGCTCGGCGGCGAGGACGCCAAAATCACCTACCTGAAACCCACCCCTGAACAGCGTATGAACGGTTCGTGCGCAGGCGGCACCGGCGCGTTCATCGACCAGATGTCCACGCTGCTTGACACCGACGCCGCAGGCCTCAACGAGATGGCCAAGAGCTACGAGAACCTGTATCCGATCGCCTCGCGTTGCGGCGTGTTCGCCAAAACCGATCTGCAGCCGCTGATCAACGACGGCGCGGCCAAGCCTGATCTCGCCGCCTCTATTTTCACCGCAGTGGCCACGCAGACCATCGCCGGCCTGGCTTCTGGCCGCCCGATCCACGGTACCGTCATCTTCCTCGGCGGCCCGCTGTTCTTCATGTCCGAACTGCGCGCCGCCTTCCAGCGTGCCCTTGAAGGCAAGGTCGACGAGTTCATCGTGCCGACCGACGCCCACCTGTATGTGGCCTACGGTTCGGCATTGCAGGCCGACACGGATTCCGACGATCAGGGCCACCATTTCAAGGCCTACACCTGCGACGAAATCCTGAAGCGTTTGGACGAGCTGAAAAACCTGCCCTCCAACACGCCCACCATGCCGCCGCTGTTTCCCACCGAGGCCGACCGCGAGGACTTCAACAAGCGCCACCATAAGGAACACATCCACATCGGCACCCTCGAAGGCGCGCATGGCCCGCACTTCCTGGGCATCGACGCCGGTTCCACCACCATCAAGGCCACGCTCGTTAACGACGACCGTGAAATCGTCTGGTCCAGCTACGCCAACAACGAAGGCAGCCCGCTGACCGCCGCCATCAACATCGTCAAGAAGATCCAATCCGAGTTGCCCGAAGGCGCATGGATCGCACGCTCCTGCGCCACCGGTTACGGCGAAGGCCTCATCACCACCGGCCTGCACCTGGATGAGGGCGTGGTGGAGACCATGGCCCACTATCGTGGTGCCGAAATGGTCAGCCCCGGCGTCACCGCCGTCATCGACATCGGCGGCCAGGACATGAAATATCTGGCCATCACCGACGGCGTCATCGACTCGATCGCCGTCAACGAAGCCTGCTCGTCCGGCTGCGGCTCGTTCCTGCAGACCTTCGCCATGTCTATGGGGCTGACGATTCAGGAATTCACGCAAAAGGCTTTGGCATCCACCCATCCGGTGGACCTTGGCTCGCGTTGCACTGTGTTCATGAACTCCTCGGTCAAGCAGGCGCAGAAGGAAGGCGCGTCCATCGAGGACATCGCCGCAGGGCTGTGCTACTCCGTGGTGCGTAACGCCTTGTACAAGGTCATCAAGCTGCGTGATTCCGGCGAACTCGGCGACACTGTGGTGGTCCAGGGCGGTACGTTCCTCAACGACGCCGTGCTGCGCGCCTTCGAGCTGCTCACCGAACGTCAGGTCACCCGCCCGAATATCGCCGGCCTCATGGGCGCGTTCGGTGCCGCCCTGACCGCCCGCATGCACTATCAGGATGAGGCCGACCACTTGGATGTGGTGGTTAAGGCCGATGGGTCCGAGGAACAGTCCGAGGCTGAGCCCGCACTCAAGTCCGAGCCCAAGGTCGCAGCCTTCAAGAAGACTGAGCCGGCCAAGCCCGAAGTCCATGTCGTTGTCGTGGACGGTGTGACCCACACCGCCAGCTCCATCCTGACCGGCGACGCACTCGACAATATGAGCATGACCACCGAGCGTGACGTGTGCAAGCTGTGCCAGAACCACTGCAAGCTCACCATCACCACGTTCTCTGATGGTTCGCGCTTCGTGACCGGTAACCGTTGCGAACGCGGTGGTGACGCCAAGAAGAAGCGTTCCGACCGTCCGAACCTGTACGACTACAAGTACAAGCGTTGCTTCGCCTACCGCCGTTTGACCGACAAGAAGGCCACTCGTGGCGAGATCGGCATTCCGCGCGCCCTCAACATGTACGAGAACTATCCGTTCTGGTTCACGCTGCTCACCTCGCTGGGCTTCAAGGTGATGATTTCCGGCCGTAGCTCCCATGAACTGTTCGAGACCGGCATCGAATCCATCGCTTCCGAAAACATCTGCTACCCAGCCAAGCTGGTCCACGGCCATATCAAGTGGCTGATCAACAAGGGCATCAAGACCATCTTCTACCCGTGCGTGAGCTACGAGGAGAACCTCGTGCCCAACACGGACAATCATTACAACTGTCCGGTTGTGGCCAACTATCCGCTCGTCGTCGGCGCCAACATGCCTGAGCTGCGCGAGGATGACGTGCGTTACATGCACCCGTACTTCAACCTTGCCAACCATGAGCTCATGGTTGACCGCATCGTCGAAGAGTTTGCGTGGGCCAACGTGACCCGCGAAGAGGCCGAAACCGCGGTCAAGGCCGCCTATGCCGAAGACAAGGTCTTCAAGCATGACGTGCAGCAGGAAGGTTTGACCGCGCTTGCCTATATGAAAGAGCACAACTGCCGAGGCATCGTGCTCGCCGGCCGTCCCTACCACATCGACCCCGAAATCAACCACGGCATCCCCGAAACCATCTGCTCGCTCGGCATGGTGGTACTCTCCGAGGATTCCATCTGCGAATTGCAGCCGGGGGAGAAGCTCAACCTCACCGAATTCCTTTCCGAGGGCGAAGCCGATCCGCGTTTCAAGAACGCCGCCGGATTCCGCCACGTGGGAGACCGCACGGTCACCAAGATGCCGCTGCGCGTCACCAACCAGTGGGCCTACCACTCCCGCCTGTACGCGGCCGCACACTTCGTGGCCTCGTATCCGGGCCTCGAGCTTGTGCAGCTCAATTCCTTCGGTTGCGGCCTCGACGCCATCACCACTGATCAGGTGGCCGAGATTCTGGCCGACAAGGCGGACGTGTACACGCTGCTCAAGATTGACGAGGTCTCCAACCTGGGTGCAGCCAAGATTCGACTGCGCTCGCTCAAGGCCGCCGTCGAGGAACGAGAAGCCAATAAGGCTCGTGAAGAAGCTGCTGCCAAGGCCTTGGAAGACAAGCAGGCCGCCGCCGAACGTGCCGCTGAAGAGGCCAAGGTCAAGGCCGAGTCCGATCTTGAAGCGGCCAAGGCCGTACTTGCTGAAGCGCAGGCCGCCGTTGAAGCCGCGCAGAAGAAGGTCGATGCCGAAGCCAAGGCCGTGCAGGATGCCGTCAAGACGTCTCAGGCTACCGCCGCAAAGACCGTGCAGGGCCCTAAGTCCATCGGTTTCCGCAGGACCGGTTCCACCGCGCCGACTCCAGGCCGTCAGATTCTGCTCGATACGACCATGGCCGCCAACCCGAATCTCACCAAGTCGATGCGTGAGGCCTCCAAGCGTGCCGCCGAACGCGACCTACAGGCCGCAGTCGCCCACAAGAATGGCACTTCGGACGGCACCACCGGCGTGGCGAACGCCAAGAATGCCAAGAAGTCCGGCCACAACAACGCCACCATGTCCCGATACGCGCATCGTGAGAAGTTCGTCAAGGACATGAAGAAGAACTATACGATTGTTGGCCCTCAGATGAGCCCGATTCATATGTCCTTGGTCGAAGCGGTGATTCGTTCCGGTGGGTACAAGTTCGACATCCTGAAGCACGCGAGCCGTGGCGATGTGGAAACCGGCCTCAAATACGTGAACAATGACGCCTGCTACCCGGCCATCATGGTCGTCGGCCAGCTCATCGACGCGATTCTGGAAGGCAAATACGATCCCGACCATGTAGCGCTCGCCATCACCCAGACCGGCGGCATGTGCCGTGCGACCAACTACTTCGGCCTGATCCGCAAGGCTTTGGTCGATGCCGGCTATCCGCAGATTCCGATTATCGCCATTTCTACCCAGGGCCTCGAAGACAACCCCGGCTTCAAGGCCACCCCGCCCCTGCTGCACCGTGCCATCAAGGCGCTGATTCTGGGCGACTTGCTCATGAAGTGCCTCTACCGCGTACGCCCGTATGAGGTGGAGAAAGGTTCGGCCAACAAGCTGTACGAGCTGTGGGACACCATCGTGCGTGAGACCATCGAGCATCACGGCTATTCCAAGACCGCAGCCAAGACGCCGAGCATCAAGAAGGGCTATCTGCCGTATAACGTGCTGGCCAAGGAGATCGTGAAATCCTTTGATGCATTGCCGCTGCGTGATATTCCGCGCAAGGTGCGTGTCGGCGTGGTCGGCGAGATTCTTGTCAAGTACCAGCCGGACGCGAACAACCATGTGGTCGACGTCATCGAATCCCAGGATTGCGAGGCCGTAGTGCCCGGCATCATGGAATTCATGACCACCCGCCCCTACATCACCGACTGGAACGAGAAGAACCTCGGCATGGGTGGCAACAAGACGCTCTACGCCTTGATGCGCAAGGGTCTTGACCTGTACAACGCGCCTATCAAGGCCGCACTGGCCACCTCGCACGGCAAGTTCAAGCAGGACGAGCCGATGCCCGATCTTGTCAAGAAGGCTGCTGAAGTCACCTCCATCGGTGTACAGGCCGGCGAGGGCTGGCTGCTGACTGCTGAGATTCTGGAGCTTATCGAACAGGGTTGCCCGAATGTGATTTGTGCGCAGCCGTTTGCCTGCCTGCCCAACCATGTGACCGGCCGTGGCATGTTCGGCAAGATTCGTCGTCTGCATCCGGAAGCCAACATCGTCTCCATCGATTACGATCCGGGTGCCTCCGAGGCCAATCAGCTCAACCGTATCAAGCTGATGATTGCCGCTGCCAAGAAGGCCCACAACGCCAAGTTCGCCGAGACCGGCGAGCCGCAGGGCTTCACCTCCGCGGACTGA
- the xseA gene encoding exodeoxyribonuclease VII large subunit, which translates to MGYSNTGQSPTAASLASAGFGPNTATEAGQGTVNLPDGPRPVDQLPRLAAETTAQNPWPVSMLSQKFYGAVERWPSAWVTGQITQINTRRAGSAYITLRDDFEDIAMEVNGFGRFADTARQFVQGDRVVIHGKPNLWMKRTSLSLRGDTILKVGAGGSLKAMIDELRKRLKGEGLFDADHKLPLPEFPKTIGLICAPQARAEGDVITNVNLRWPSVTFKVVHVHVQGEQCPGEVAQAIARLDTDPDVDVIIVARGGGSFEDLMGFSDERVVRAAYACTTPLISSIGHEDDWTLLDLVADLRASTPTDAAKRVVPDVNEQTQLITGAIDRMRLRIRSRVDNEDRLIEGYANRPSLTQPLTMLEPHQRLIDDSIQRLDIGLRRIVDDAQLTVEKAHASLTALSPQSTLNRGYAVVQSADGTVLDDASTAHIGDDITVTLKKGVITATTTSAAA; encoded by the coding sequence ATGGGTTACTCGAACACGGGCCAGTCGCCGACCGCCGCATCTTTGGCCTCGGCCGGTTTTGGGCCCAACACGGCCACCGAAGCCGGGCAGGGAACCGTCAACCTGCCCGACGGCCCGCGGCCGGTCGACCAGCTCCCAAGGCTTGCCGCAGAGACCACCGCGCAGAATCCCTGGCCGGTCAGCATGCTGAGCCAGAAATTCTATGGGGCGGTGGAGCGCTGGCCGTCCGCGTGGGTCACGGGCCAGATTACCCAGATCAACACCAGACGGGCCGGTTCGGCGTATATCACCCTGCGCGACGATTTCGAAGACATCGCAATGGAGGTCAATGGCTTTGGACGGTTTGCCGACACGGCCCGGCAATTCGTTCAAGGCGATCGCGTGGTCATTCACGGCAAGCCTAACCTGTGGATGAAGCGCACCTCCCTCTCTTTGCGCGGAGACACCATTCTCAAAGTCGGCGCAGGTGGCAGCCTCAAGGCCATGATCGACGAATTGCGCAAGCGACTCAAAGGAGAAGGCCTATTTGACGCAGACCATAAACTCCCTCTGCCCGAATTTCCCAAGACCATTGGCCTGATTTGCGCCCCACAGGCACGAGCCGAGGGAGATGTCATCACTAACGTGAATCTTCGCTGGCCCTCGGTCACCTTCAAGGTTGTTCATGTGCATGTGCAAGGTGAGCAATGCCCCGGCGAAGTCGCACAAGCGATTGCACGACTAGACACCGATCCAGATGTGGATGTCATTATCGTGGCTCGAGGAGGCGGCTCATTCGAGGACCTCATGGGCTTCTCGGATGAACGCGTAGTGCGTGCCGCATATGCCTGTACCACACCATTGATTTCCTCCATCGGACATGAAGACGATTGGACCCTCCTGGACCTGGTTGCCGACCTGCGTGCTTCAACCCCTACGGACGCGGCCAAACGTGTGGTGCCGGACGTCAACGAACAGACGCAGCTCATTACCGGAGCCATCGACCGTATGCGTCTGAGAATTCGCTCACGAGTGGATAACGAAGATCGCCTCATCGAGGGATACGCAAACCGCCCCAGCCTGACGCAACCTCTCACCATGCTGGAGCCGCATCAGCGCTTGATTGACGATTCCATACAGCGCCTTGATATCGGCCTGCGAAGAATCGTGGACGACGCTCAGCTCACCGTCGAGAAGGCGCATGCCTCACTGACCGCCCTCAGCCCCCAGTCCACACTCAACCGTGGCTATGCCGTGGTGCAATCCGCCGATGGCACCGTACTCGATGACGCTTCCACCGCTCATATCGGAGACGACATCACCGTAACCTTGAAGAAGGGTGTCATCACAGCCACAACCACATCCGCCGCAGCGTAA
- a CDS encoding NAD(P)H-dependent oxidoreductase, with the protein MSTLILVFHPHLQNGSRVNARLIAELKAQGEEDITIRDEYAEYPNFAVNVDHEHELLEAADSVILQFPFYWYSSPALLKEWEDRVITAGWAYGGSYALRGKELKLVVTTGSGAAKYQKDGEYGRTMDELLSPFEVVAYKVGMEYAKPFLVQGTATITDDALDQAAADYVSAILD; encoded by the coding sequence ATGTCAACACTGATTCTTGTATTCCATCCCCACCTGCAGAACGGCTCCCGCGTCAATGCCCGCTTGATTGCCGAGCTGAAGGCTCAAGGCGAAGAAGACATCACCATCCGCGACGAGTACGCCGAATACCCCAATTTCGCCGTCAACGTCGATCACGAGCACGAACTGCTCGAGGCAGCCGATAGTGTGATTCTGCAATTCCCGTTCTACTGGTATTCCTCCCCCGCCCTGCTGAAGGAGTGGGAGGATCGGGTCATCACCGCAGGATGGGCCTATGGTGGCAGCTACGCACTGCGCGGCAAGGAACTCAAACTGGTGGTCACCACCGGTTCCGGTGCTGCCAAGTATCAGAAAGATGGCGAATACGGCCGCACTATGGATGAGCTACTGAGCCCATTTGAAGTTGTGGCATATAAGGTCGGCATGGAATACGCCAAGCCGTTCCTGGTGCAGGGTACGGCCACCATCACCGATGACGCCCTTGACCAAGCCGCCGCCGACTACGTTTCGGCGATTCTGGACTGA
- the nrdG gene encoding anaerobic ribonucleoside-triphosphate reductase activating protein translates to MAVTTKPEPKRHDFAAGETGRGPSVPSNGLANDPKAGQWDGRRMSKRMIADYKTFIVTDGEGVRNSIYVSGCPFHCVNCFNASIWDFQAGHEYTQKLEDKIIEDLKAPWVQGITFLGGEPFLNTPVLVPLAQRIRKEFGHTKDIWSWTGYTWEELMRPGETPDKLELLHLIDILVDGRYLKDQKDSLLQFRGSRNQRILDVPKSLAAGKPIIWAKLHDQERDIPSIYLKDREAGEDHQAS, encoded by the coding sequence ATGGCCGTGACAACCAAGCCCGAACCCAAGCGCCATGACTTTGCGGCCGGCGAGACCGGACGCGGCCCCTCCGTACCTTCCAATGGCCTGGCCAATGATCCGAAAGCCGGTCAATGGGATGGCCGGCGCATGTCCAAGCGCATGATTGCCGACTACAAGACCTTCATCGTCACCGACGGCGAAGGCGTGCGCAACTCCATCTATGTTTCCGGTTGCCCTTTCCACTGCGTCAATTGCTTCAACGCCTCCATCTGGGATTTCCAGGCCGGCCACGAGTACACGCAGAAACTCGAAGACAAGATCATCGAAGATCTCAAAGCCCCATGGGTGCAAGGCATTACGTTTCTTGGTGGCGAGCCGTTCCTCAACACCCCTGTGCTAGTACCTCTCGCACAGCGCATTCGCAAGGAATTCGGTCATACCAAAGATATCTGGTCATGGACCGGCTACACGTGGGAAGAACTCATGCGGCCGGGTGAAACCCCAGACAAACTCGAACTGCTGCACCTTATCGACATCCTTGTCGACGGTCGCTATCTCAAAGACCAAAAAGACTCGTTGTTGCAATTCCGCGGTTCCAGAAACCAACGCATCCTTGACGTGCCCAAATCCCTTGCGGCCGGCAAGCCCATCATCTGGGCCAAACTGCACGATCAGGAACGCGACATTCCTTCTATTTATCTGAAAGATCGCGAAGCCGGCGAAGACCATCAAGCCTCGTAG
- a CDS encoding exodeoxyribonuclease VII small subunit codes for MTDNTIPASSLSDKERELIAQMPYEEARDKLIQAVQSLETGGLNLDQSMRQWEIGEALAKRAQSLLNDVRAKLDQAQADQAANEATAGTQSNLD; via the coding sequence ATGACCGACAACACCATCCCCGCGTCCTCACTATCAGACAAAGAACGCGAGCTCATTGCGCAGATGCCTTATGAGGAGGCTCGAGATAAGCTCATCCAAGCCGTTCAGTCGCTGGAAACCGGCGGACTGAATCTCGATCAATCCATGCGCCAGTGGGAAATCGGTGAAGCATTGGCCAAACGAGCCCAGAGCCTGCTCAATGATGTACGCGCCAAGCTCGATCAGGCTCAGGCCGATCAGGCTGCTAATGAAGCCACAGCAGGAACGCAATCCAATCTGGACTGA